The following coding sequences lie in one Caproicibacterium argilliputei genomic window:
- the yidD gene encoding membrane protein insertion efficiency factor YidD codes for MNTLKNLLLRLIRFYQKRVSPLHGPMCRYMPTCSNYALEAIERFGPFKGGLLALWRLLRCNPFSRGGIDPVPEKKIKLKKEKKKRKSLL; via the coding sequence GTGAATACGCTGAAAAACCTGCTATTACGGCTGATCCGCTTTTATCAAAAGCGGGTTTCGCCGCTGCATGGGCCAATGTGCCGGTATATGCCAACCTGCTCGAACTATGCCCTGGAGGCGATTGAGCGGTTTGGGCCGTTCAAGGGCGGTTTGCTGGCACTTTGGCGGCTTTTGCGGTGCAATCCGTTCAGCCGGGGAGGCATTGACCCGGTGCCGGAGAAAAAAATAAAGCTGAAGAAAGAAAAAAAGAAACGAAAATCCTTATTATAG